The Candidatus Kuenenbacteria bacterium HGW-Kuenenbacteria-1 genome contains the following window.
TATATAATCGCCAATAGAAATTTTTTCATCAATTAATTTATTTACTCTTTCATCAATTCCTTCATATCGACCACAAATAAAAGTTATTTGATTTAATTGTGATAATCGTTCAGCCATTCTTTGATTAAATTTTTTCCCTTTTGGAGTTAATAAAATAATTTTTTGTTTTGGTGTTTTATGTTTTAATTTAAAATTTTTTAATGTTTGATAAATCGGTTCTATTTTCATCAACATTCCTATTCCACCGCCATAAGGAGTGTCATCAACTGTTTTGTGTTTATCAATAGTGCAATCACGAATATTTAAAAAATTAATTTCTATTATTTTTTCTTTTTGAGCGCGTTTAATAATACTTTCATTAAAATAAGAATTAAATATTTGAGGAAAAATTGTAAGAATGTTGAAAATCATAAAAAATAGTTTTTATCCGACAGCTGACGGATGTTAGCTTTTAGGAAAATCATAAAACAAAAGTCGCGATTAATTATATCGCGACTTTTGTTTTATGTAAACCATGTTAAATGCAAATATTTAACAAAATAAACAATAGAATAATAAATGATTTTTATATTTTAAAATCATCTATTGCATCAGCAGTAGTTACTTTTGCATCGCTTCTTGTGTCTCTTCTAAAAGGACGTTCTGTACCTTCTGGTTGATAAAGTTTTAAATTAACACGGGCATTATTTTTAGCTCCAACAATTCTTAATAAAGTACGAATAGCTTGAATTGTTTGACCAGAGCGTCCAATAATTTGTCCGGTATCTTCAACATCAACTTTTAAGGTAAGTAAAACACCCATTTCATCAACTGTTCTTTCTACTGTGACCGCTTCCGGCTTATTTACTAAAGACTTAACAATCATTTCTATAAATGCTTGGTCTGCTTGTGTTGTCATATTTTTCCTTAAAAATCTAAACTTATTTAATAAGTTTAGATAATTTTACATTTAATCAATAAACAGCTACGCTAACTGTCGACCTTTGTTAAAATAAACCAGTTTCGCCATTTATTTTTTTCTTAATTTAATTTTATTTTCTATAATTTTTATTATAGAGAATTTAAAAAATTTGTCAAAATTAAATATCAAATGTGGAAAAAAAATTGCTTTAAATATTTATTATTGTTATAATAATTTTACTTAATTTATTTGTTTATTTTTTTATGCTTAAATTACCAACTTTATTGGAATTATTAGAAGCAGGAGTTCATTTTGGACATCAAACTTCTAAAAGATATCCTAAAACAAAGCCTTATATTTTTGGAATCCGTAGCGGAATACATATTATTAATTTGGAAAAAACTGTTGAAAAATTAAAAGAAGCTTTAGATTTTATAAAAGAAATTTCTGCAAAAAACGGAACAATTCTTTTTTTAGGAACCAAAAAACAAGCTAAAGATATTGTTAAAAAAGCAGCGTTAGAAGTTAATATGCCATATATAACAGAAAGATGGTTAGGTGGAACTTTTACTAATTTAGATACTATTATAAAAAATATAAAAAAAATGAAAAAAATGGAAGAAGAAAAAGAAAAAGGAGAATTTAAAAAATATACAAAAAAAGAACAATTAAAATTTGAAAAAGAAATTGAAAAATTAAAAAGATTATTTGATGGATTAAGAGAATTAAATAAATTGCCAGAAGCAATTTTTATTATTGGAATTAATGAAGAAGAAACAGCGGAAAAAGAAGCTAAAAAGAAAAATGTTCCTATTGTTGCCATTATAGACACTAATACTAAACCTCAAAATGTGGCTTATCCAATCCCAGCCAATGACGATGGAATTAAATCAATTAAAATGATGGTTAATTTAGTCGTTGAAGCGATTAAAGAGGGAAAAAGCGTGACTAAAAATGAACAATCAACAAATAGCAGTGAAAATTTAAAAGCAAACAATGAAAAAGTGTAAAATAGGTTTTAATTTAAAATTTTTTATTTATTTTTATGTTAAATTTAATTAAACAATTAAGAGAGCGGACTGGGCTGGGAATAATGGATTGTAAAAAAGCCATTGAAGAAAGTAAAGGAGCTATAGAAAAAGCCATTGAATTTTTAAGAAAAGCCGGAACAATAAAAGCGGCCAAAAAAGCAGAAAGAGAAACAAAAGAAGGTTTAATTGATTCTTACATTCATCCAGGTGGAAGAATTGGCGTTTTGGTTAAAGTAAATTGCGAGACAGATTTTGTCGCGCGTAATGAAGAATTTAAAACTTTGGTTCATGATATTGCTATTCAAATAGCAGCCAACGATCCTCAATATTTAAAACCTGAAGATGTATCTGAAGAAATAAAAGAAAAAGAAAAAGAAATTTATAAAGAACAATTAAAAAAAGAAGGGAAGCCAGAAGCGATTATAGAAAAAATTTTGCAAGGAAAATTACAAAAAATGTATAAAGAAATTTGTTTGACAAAACAATCTTTTTTTAAAGAAGAAAAAATAACAGTTGAGGAATTAATTAATCAAACCATTTCTAAATTAGGTGAAAATATTCAAATAGCAGAATTTGTGAGATACAAATTATAAACTCAAAACGCAAAACTCAAAATAAAAAAATACGAAATTACATTTTCGTATTTTTTTATTTAATTAAAAGTGATATAATTAAATATTATGAGAAATATTTTAATCATTATTATTTTTGGTTTTTTGGTTTATGGTTTTTCATTATCAAATAATTTTGTTTGGGACGATGAAGAACAAGTGGTTAATAATCAAGTGATTCACAGTTTTGCTAATTTTCCAAAATTTTTTCAAGGTAGCACTTTTAATGCCGGTGGTGCAAATGGTTTAAATGGACTTTATTATAAACCCTTAATGACCTCGGGTTTTTCGGCAGTTTATTCATTATTTGGACCCAATCCATTCTTTTTTCATTTGCTGTCTTTACTTTTTCATATTAGTAACGCCATTCTTATTTTTTTAATTTTTTCTCGATTTTTTTCAAACCCAATCGCTCTTTTTTGTTCATTAATATTTTTAATTCATCCGATAAATGTTGAGGCTGTTGTCTATATTTCTAGTCTTCAAGAGGTAATGTTTTTATTTTTTGGATTATTGAGTTTTTATTTTGTTTTTAAAAAAAAGATGCCTATTTTAATCGGGATCTTTTTTTTATTGGCATTATTTTCAAAAGAAACAGCAATTGGATTTTTTCTCTTAATTCCATTGTATTTTATAATGTGTGAAAAATGGAAATCTTTTAATAATAAAACAATATTTTATCTTTTATTTTCTTTGGCAATCTATTTATTTTTACGGATTAAATTAGCGGAAGTTTTATTTCAAAAACATGATTTATCACCCATTTCAAGAATGGATTTTTTTGAACGATTAATTTCTATTCCAAAAATAATATTTTTTTATATTAAAACTTTTTTCTATCCTGTCTATTTAGGGATTAGCCAGCATTGGGCAGTGCAAACATTTGATTTTCAAAATTTCTGGAGACCATTATTGATGATAGCCGGATTTTTTTTATTACTAATAATGGGATTTGTCTATTTATTAAAGAAAAAAGATCCAATGACAATGATTTATAGTTTTTTCTTTTTGTGGTTTCTAATCGGATTAGGAATGCATTCTCAAATAGTTTCTTTGGATATGACAGTGGCTGATCGTTGGTTTTATTTTTCAATTATTGGATTATTAGGGATGATTGGAGTGATGCTGTCAAAAATTAAAAAAAATAAAAAAATAATTTTAATTGTTGGAATTATTATTCTTCTTTTATTTTCAATCAGAAGTTTTATTAGAACTTTAGATTGGAAAAATGGTTTGACTCTTTATTCAAAAGATATAAAAATAGTCACAGGAAGTTTTGATTTGGAAAATAATTTAGGAGTGGAACTTTATCGAAACAAAAATTACAAAGATGCAAAAATTCATTTTCAAAAATCAACAGAAATTGCACCTTTTTGGTGGACCAATTGGAATAATTTGGGAGTCAGCTTTGAGGATGAAAAAAATTATTCAAAAGCGGCTGATTGTTATCAAAAAGCAATTGATAATGGTCAATATTTTTTGGCTTATGAAAATTTGGCAAAGCTGTTAGTTTTTTATGGGAAAGATCAAAAAATGGCTGGCGAATTTTTACAAACAGCTCTAAAATTATTTCCAATGAATAATAATTTATTACAAATAGACACTTTTTATCATCAATTAAATCAGTCAAATTTGAATCAGGAAAGCAATTAAAATTGCTTGACAGAAAGGTTTGATAGTGTAAAATATAATTAAATTTTAATTTTATTATATTTATTTTATGAAAAAAATACGAATTGCAATAAATGGATTTGGTCGGATTGGTCGGCCCAGTCTAAAAATTATTTTAGATCATCCAGAATTGGAAATTGTCGCCATTAATGATTTAACTGATGTAAAAACATTGGCTCATCTTTTGAAATATGATTCTATTTATGGAATTTATGAAAAAAATGTTGGTTTTCAAGAGTTAGACAAAGAAAAAAGTGTCGGCAGTTTAATTATAGATAATAAAGAAATTCTTATTTTTGCTGAAAAAGATCCAGAAAAATTACCATGGAAGCAATTAGAAATCGACGTTGTTTTAGAATGCACAGGATTTTTTACAGAAAAAGAAGGCGCAGAAAAACATTTAAAAGCCGGGGCAAAAAAAGTAGTTATTAGCGCTCCTTCAAAAAGTTTAGAAATTCCAACTTTTGTTTTGGGAGTAAATGAAGAAAAATATAATTCAGAAACAGATCATATTATTTCTAATGCTTCCTGTACAACAAACTGTTTAGCACCAATTGTTAAGGTTTTAAATGATAATTTTGAAATCAAAAATGGATTTATGACCACTGTTCATTCTTATACCAATGATCAACGAATTTTAGATTTACCACATGAAGATTTACGACGTAGCCGAGCCGCAGCAATGTCAATTATTCCCACAACCACTGGAGCAGCTAAAACAGTAACAAAAATAATTCCAGAATTAAATGGGAAAATTGACGGCATTGCCATGCGTGTTCCAACATCAAACGTTTCAATTGTTGATTTTGTTTGTAATGTCTCAAAAAAAACAAATTCATCAGAAGTGATAGAAGCATTTAAAAAAGCGTCTAAAGAAAAAATGAAAAATATTCTTGCTGTTTGTGATGAACCCTTGGTTTCAGTTGATTATAAAAAAAATTCTAATTCAGCTATTGTGGATTTACCAATGTTAATGGTTAAAGACGATCTAATCAAAGTTGTTGCTTGGTATGACAATGAATGGGGATATAGTTGCCGATTTGTAGAAATGGCAAAATATATTGGAAATTTATTAACTCTCTAATTATTTATAATTTATATTATGTCTTTAAAATCTATTATTGAAAGTCTTTTTTTTGTTTCTAATAAACCTTTTTCTATAAAAAAACTCTCTCAAATTTTAAAAATAGAAGAAGAAAAGATTAAAGAAAAAATTCAAGAATTAATAAAAGAATATGATAATCCTGATAAAGGAATTACTATTATTAAAAAAGAATCGGAATATCAAATGGCAACCAATCCTCAAAATACCACAATAATTCAAAATTTTTTAAAAGAAGAAACAATGGGAGAATTAACTAAACCATCATTAGAAACATTAGCTATTATTGCTTATCGAGGACCTATTACTAAACCAGAATTAGAACAAATTAGAGGAATTAATTGCAGTTTAATTTTAAGAAATTTATTAATTAAAGGATTAATTGAAACTCGCGAAAATACGAAATTAAATCAAATTTCATATATAATTACTTTTGATTTTATGCGTTATTTAGGAATTAATGATATTAAAAATCTCCCTGATTATGAAAAACTTTCTAAAAATAAAAGTTTGGATGATTTTTTAAAAAATTAAAATTCCATTATTATGAAAATAATTGTTGGTTTAGGAAATCCGGGAAAAGAATATGAAAAAACTCGTCATAATTGTGGATTTATGGCAATTTATAATTTGCAAAAAACCTTAAATGAAAATTTTGATAATTTTAAATTTAATAAAAAATTTGACGCTTTAATTTCACAAGGAGATTTTAATAAAGAAAAAATTGTTTTAGCTATGCCTCAAACTTTTATGAATAATTCTGGAAAATCAGTCAGCGCTTTAATGAATTATTATAAATTAAATTCTTCAGATTTATTTATTATTAACGATGATATTGATTTACCTATAATAAAAATTAAAATTAGTAAAAATATTAATTCCGCTGGTCATAAGGGTGTTCAATCTATTATTGATTATTTAGAAACAAAGGCTTTTATTAGATTTAGAATCGGAATAAAACCAATTCATATATACAACACAAAAGAATTTGTTTTACAGGAATTTACTAAAGAACAAGAGAAAAATATTTCTGAAAATTTAGAAAAAATTACTCTAGCTATTAAAATGACTTTGAAAGAAGGAATAAATAATGCAATGAATAAATATAATTAATAAAAAAAATAAAAAAACGTTCCAATGACCATCGGAACGTTTTTTTATTTTTCGTCTAATTTTAAAATTATTTATTTGATAATTCTGAATCAATTATTGCTTTAAAATTTTCAAAAGGCAAAGCACCAGAAACTAATTTTCCATTAACAAAAGTGGCTGGCGTCCCTTCAACTCCTTTGCTTAGACCTTCGGCTAAATCTTTTTTAACTTTTTCTGTATATTTCCCAGAATTAACACAATCATCAAATTTTTTACCATCTAATTTTAGCTCTGCTCCCCATTTTTTAAAATTATCAATTCCTAATTGCTCTTGATTTGTAAATAATTTATCATGCATTTCCCAAAATTTTCCTTGTTCACTAGCGCATTCTGAAGCTTCAGCTGCTTTTTGCGCATTTTGATGAAATTCTAATGGATAATGTTTAAAAATAACTCTTACTTTGTCTTTATAATTTTTTAAAGTTTCATCTATTGTTGCTTTAAATCGTGAACAATATGGACATTGAAAATCAGTAAAAACAACTAAAGTTACTGGCGCATTAAAATCACCCATAATATGATTATCTTTATTTATTTCAAAAGTAGCTGTTTTGATTTCTTCGGATTTATCAGAAGGTGGTGGTGTTGTTGGCGGTTGAATATTTGGAACAAATTCTTTATTTTCTGCAACATTTTTTTCAGATTTTTGTATTCCATTAGAAAATAAAAAAACAAAACCAACTAAACTACAAATAGCTATTCCAATAGCTAAACCTAAAATAAAAGTCAATTTAGGTGAAGCGCTTTCAAAAAGAGCTTTTTCTTTAGAAACATTTTTTAAGGTAATGTTTTCATCAACCTGTTTTTTTTCTTCAGACATAAAAATAAAAATAAATTATCAATCCGCTAATTAACGAATTGTCCACATTTTAAGTGGAAAATAAAATAAATAAATATTAAAACAAATTTCGCATAATTCATTCCTATCCATGACATGACTCGGGATAAATCCGTGATTCTTAGAGCGAAATCATGGTCATCAGACAGTCTAAATAACAGAAAGAACCTAAATTATTATTCCTTTGGCACTGAATAATCTAAATCTTCGTCTCCTAAATTATCAAAATCAGTTTCTGAAGCAACACATACTGGTTGTTGATCTTCAGGTGAATATGTTATAGCAGGATCTTTATCGCAAAGTAAATAATCTTCACCTTCCGCTTGAAGTCTATAATCATAAGGTTGATTTGTCAATAGGTTTATAAGGATACTGGCTTGTGAGGGATCTAATGATAATTCATTTAGCGAAGACGGGTATCTAAGATTTTTGATATAAAATACATCTAACTGTGTTCGAATTTGTCCCATATTATTTAATTGATCTTGCCCAGTATTTATTTGTTGCGATTTTAAAATATAGGGTTTCATTATTGATTTAAAATTTAATGTAGCAAAAATAGCAATGGCAAAAATAACTAAAATCCCAAAAACACCAATTGATATAAATATAGCTTTTTTACCCTTAGTTGGCGTAAAAACAAATTCACCCTTTACGTCTTTTAAATTTTTATATACTAAAAATAAATAAACCATTATTAATGGAATTGCTAAAAATTCAAAAACTACCATAAATAAATTTAAAGCAACATCAATAATTCCTAAAATGAAAGGAACTTTTAAAAAATTTAAAATTAAACCAAAAATTCCAAATAAACAAAAAACACCAAAAATAATTAACATACATACTATACCAATAAAAAAGAAGCGCCAAAATACGCTCCACCATCTACCTTTTACATATTCCCAACTTTTTAACAAAGCATTCATTCCTTTTAAATTTTCTTCTATTAAAACAAAAGCTGCTAAACTAAACAAAACTGAAAACATTATTCCTGGAATACAAAAAAGATAACATCCTCCAAGAATAATAAATCCTGCTAAAAAAGAAATCCATAAATAAGAAAGTATTTTATTCCATCCCCTCTTATATGATTCTATAATTCCAATTTTGTCTTCTTTATCTTTTATTGCATAAAGCAAAGCAGTAAAAAGCCATGACTGACTTATGCAAATAATTAAAATAAGTAAAATTGCTAAAAAAATCAGCAAAGCTATTCCTGTTATTGTAAATTTTAAATAAATAAAATAAAACACTAACGCTCCTATACCTCCTATTAAAACACCAAAACCAACCATTGCTAATATAGATAATCCCATAATACCTAAAAACACACCTATTCTTTTTTTATAAATTTGCCATGCTTGACCCAAGACTACAGAAGCTCTAAGCAATGGCATTACAATTGGTTGAGCTAATGGCGCTACAGTTTGTTGAACTGGTTGCTGAACTGTTTGTTGATTTTCCATAAAGTTTTTAACTTAAAAATTATATTTTATTATTTGATTCTAATTCCAATTATTTTTCTAATTTAACTTCTGCAATTATATTTGCCTCTTCTAATTCTTTTATAACAAAACATTTTAATTCTTCTGAAGGGACAATAATAACAAAATCTTTGTCTATAGTTCCATTTTCTATTGCTCTTAGAACATTTTTTTTCCATTGTTCCCATTCTTCATGCCACTTAGCACCAGTAGAAAAAAATACAGTTTCTTTTTCAAATTGTTCGTATGGACTTTTTTCACGAGTTATTTTCATAATTTTATCCTTTCATAAAATGATTTTGTAAATATTAAAGCCATTAAACCCCATTAATTAAAATTAAATTTAAAATTTTATTACATCACTCCCAATTCCTCAAATCCTTTTTTAAAAATATTGATAGCTTTTTTAGCTTCGCTATAATTAAGATGATAATTTGTTTCGTGAACTAATTGATTTCTCACTTTATGCGCCCACCAAACAGCGCGTAATTTTTCATATTTATAGCAAGCAACTTTTAATCGTTCTCCTAAAGTGCTACCAGAAAAAAACATTGATTTTAAAATATGATCCAAAAGCTTATCCGCTTCCATTACCGCTAATTTATAACTCATTTCACTTGATTTATTTAATAATTCTTCAATTTCCTGCCATCTTTTTTTAATTTCTTTTTTATCTATTCCATAAAGTTTTTTCCCGCGAAAAATACTTTTTATTATTTTAACAAATTTAAAAAATATTAGCAATACTATTATAATTGCCATTAATCCTAACACAACTTGCCATGGTTCAATATTTATTTCCATAAAAAAATCTTCAATATTTAGAATACAAACTTCCAAATATTTTTTCTTTTAATTTAATACTTAAAATTTTAGAAACACTTTCATTATTCATTGTGACACCATAAATAATTTCAGCTTTTTCCATGACCGCTCGATTATGAGTGATAACAATAAATTGAGTTTTATGAGATAGATCATCTAAAATTTTAATAAACCGTTCTGAATTGGCTTCATCTAAAGCAGCATCCACTTCATCTAAAATAATAAAAGGAGGTGGATTATTAGCAATAATAGCGCAAATTAAAGCAATAGAAGTCAAGGCTTTTTCTCCACCAGAAAGCGTATTGATATTTTTTAAACGTTTTCCTGGAGGAGTAGCGCAAATTTCTACTCCTTCAATAGCTTTATTTGAGTGCAACAGCGCTTCTTCTTCTGTCTCTTCTTGATTTAATTCATTTTTTAAATCTTCTTTTTCTTTTATTAAAACTAATTTTGCTTCCCCGCCATTAAAAAGAATTTTAAAATATTTTTCAAATTTTTCATTAATTTTTTCAAAAATACTTTTAAATTGCTTCTCAATAATTTTATCCAATTCAACAATTATTTCTTCCAAAGATTTTATTGTTTTATCTAAATCTTCAGATTGTTCTAAAAGAAAATCATGGCGTTGTTTTGTTTCTTGATATTCCTTGGCTGTTTCTGGGTCAATTCCACCAATTAATGCCAATTGATGTTTAAGACGAAAAATATCATTAGATAAATCAGAAGATAATTTTTCATTTAATATTTCTAAATCTATTTTATTTTTTTGAATATTTTCCAATTCTGTTTCTCCTAATTCTTTAATAATTTCTTCTTTTAAATCTTCTTCTTTTGTTTCATATTTTGTTAATTCAATTTTTATTTCATTAATAAAATTAGAAATTTGATTAAATTCTCTTTGTTTATCTTGAAAATTTCTTTGCAAAATAAAAAGATTTTCTTTTTTTTCTTGTTCTTTTTGATTAAAATTGTTTATTTCTTCTCTAATTTTTTTAAATTCTTGATCAATTTTTTCTATTTCTTCTTCTATTTTTTTATTTTCTTTTTCAAAAATAATCAAAGCTTCTTTTTTATCCAATGGCTTGGCTTCTTTTTCTTTAATTTCAAATTTAATTTTTTCTAAAGCTTCTTTTATTTCATTTTTTTTATTTTCTATTAATTTTTTTCTTTGTTTTTCTATTTCTAAATCAATTTTAGAATTATTAATTTTATCAATTAAATTTGTTTTATTGTTTAAAAATTCATTAAATTTCTTTTGATAATCTAATAATTTTTTTTGAAATTCATTTTTTTCTTTGCTATTTTTTGGATTTAATTTTTTAGCAAAATCAGCCAATTTTTGATTTATTATTTGAGCTTGTTTTTTTATTTCTTTAATTTCTTCCGCGGTTTCAATTTTATTTATTTGATCAACAAAATCTTGTTGCAATTGATAAATTTTTTCCAATTCATTTGAAATTTCAGAAATACTTAAACTGATTTCTACTTCTAATTTGCTTTTGTTTTCAAAAATCTTTTTTTCAATTTCATTAATTTCAAAGATAATGTTTTTTTCTTCATTTAATTTTTGTTCTAAAAAATCTTTTTTATTCTGAATATTTTTTTCTAATTTTAATAAATCCTCTTCAATAGACACTAATTGTTTATTTAGATTTAATTGTTGATTTTTTAACCAAATTAAATCTTGTTGATTATTTTTTTTATATTCTAAATTAATTTTACCATTCAATATTACTTGCTCTTTTAATAAAAGATTTCTTTTTTCTAAAATGAAATTATATTCATCTTGCAGTTTTTGAAAAATTTCTTCTCTTGAACTTTCTTTTTCTAACAGCTCTAATTTTTTTTGAATATTTTCTAATTCATTTTTTATTGCCTGATATTTTTCATTTTCTGTTTTCCATTTTTTATTTTCTATTTTCCA
Protein-coding sequences here:
- the scpB gene encoding SMC-Scp complex subunit ScpB; translation: MSLKSIIESLFFVSNKPFSIKKLSQILKIEEEKIKEKIQELIKEYDNPDKGITIIKKESEYQMATNPQNTTIIQNFLKEETMGELTKPSLETLAIIAYRGPITKPELEQIRGINCSLILRNLLIKGLIETRENTKLNQISYIITFDFMRYLGINDIKNLPDYEKLSKNKSLDDFLKN
- the rpsB gene encoding 30S ribosomal protein S2 encodes the protein MLKLPTLLELLEAGVHFGHQTSKRYPKTKPYIFGIRSGIHIINLEKTVEKLKEALDFIKEISAKNGTILFLGTKKQAKDIVKKAALEVNMPYITERWLGGTFTNLDTIIKNIKKMKKMEEEKEKGEFKKYTKKEQLKFEKEIEKLKRLFDGLRELNKLPEAIFIIGINEEETAEKEAKKKNVPIVAIIDTNTKPQNVAYPIPANDDGIKSIKMMVNLVVEAIKEGKSVTKNEQSTNSSENLKANNEKV
- the gap gene encoding type I glyceraldehyde-3-phosphate dehydrogenase, encoding MKKIRIAINGFGRIGRPSLKIILDHPELEIVAINDLTDVKTLAHLLKYDSIYGIYEKNVGFQELDKEKSVGSLIIDNKEILIFAEKDPEKLPWKQLEIDVVLECTGFFTEKEGAEKHLKAGAKKVVISAPSKSLEIPTFVLGVNEEKYNSETDHIISNASCTTNCLAPIVKVLNDNFEIKNGFMTTVHSYTNDQRILDLPHEDLRRSRAAAMSIIPTTTGAAKTVTKIIPELNGKIDGIAMRVPTSNVSIVDFVCNVSKKTNSSEVIEAFKKASKEKMKNILAVCDEPLVSVDYKKNSNSAIVDLPMLMVKDDLIKVVAWYDNEWGYSCRFVEMAKYIGNLLTL
- a CDS encoding aminoacyl-tRNA hydrolase gives rise to the protein MKIIVGLGNPGKEYEKTRHNCGFMAIYNLQKTLNENFDNFKFNKKFDALISQGDFNKEKIVLAMPQTFMNNSGKSVSALMNYYKLNSSDLFIINDDIDLPIIKIKISKNINSAGHKGVQSIIDYLETKAFIRFRIGIKPIHIYNTKEFVLQEFTKEQEKNISENLEKITLAIKMTLKEGINNAMNKYN
- a CDS encoding RNA-binding protein; translated protein: MTTQADQAFIEMIVKSLVNKPEAVTVERTVDEMGVLLTLKVDVEDTGQIIGRSGQTIQAIRTLLRIVGAKNNARVNLKLYQPEGTERPFRRDTRSDAKVTTADAIDDFKI
- a CDS encoding tRNA (guanosine(37)-N1)-methyltransferase TrmD; the protein is MIFNILTIFPQIFNSYFNESIIKRAQKEKIIEINFLNIRDCTIDKHKTVDDTPYGGGIGMLMKIEPIYQTLKNFKLKHKTPKQKIILLTPKGKKFNQRMAERLSQLNQITFICGRYEGIDERVNKLIDEKISIGDYILTGGEIPAMAIVDAITRLLPGVLGKDESSKVETFSKEGFLEYPQYTRPEIFEINGKKARVPKILLSGNHKKIQEWQEKKTIKI
- the tsf gene encoding translation elongation factor Ts, with the translated sequence MLNLIKQLRERTGLGIMDCKKAIEESKGAIEKAIEFLRKAGTIKAAKKAERETKEGLIDSYIHPGGRIGVLVKVNCETDFVARNEEFKTLVHDIAIQIAANDPQYLKPEDVSEEIKEKEKEIYKEQLKKEGKPEAIIEKILQGKLQKMYKEICLTKQSFFKEEKITVEELINQTISKLGENIQIAEFVRYKL